CGCCCGGTGAGCGAATTTTCCCGGAAAAACTATTTTTATCCGGATCTGCCCGCAGGCTATCAAATCACCCAGTTTGAGCTGCCCATCGTCGAACATGGCCACCTGGATCTACACACCGAATCCCGGGGCGCCAAACGGATCGGCATCACCCGCATCCATATGGAAGTGGATGCGGGAAAATCCCTCCATGAAGGCATCGTCGGCGGCTCCTGGGTGGATCTCAACCGTACCGGCACGCCACTCATGGAGATCGTCTCCGAGCCGGACATGCGCTCTTCGGCAGAGGCGGGGGAATATCTGAAAAAGCTTCGGGCCATCGTCCGTTATCTGGGGGTGAGCGACGGCAATATGGAGCAGGGCTCCTTCCGCTGTGATGCCAACGTTTCCGTCCGCCTGAAGGGGGCGGAAAAGTTTGGCACCCGCTGTGAGCTTAAAAACATGAACTCCATCCGCAACGTCATGCGGGCTATCGAATATGAAGCCGAACGCCACATCGATGTCATTGAATCCGGCGGCCACATCGTTCAGCAAACCCGGCTCTGGGACGCCAACGCCAACCTCAGCCGCCCCATGCGAGGCAAGGAAGAGGCTCACGACTATCGCTATTTTCCCGAACCGGATCTGCCCCCCCTGCACCTGACCGAAGAGCGCATCGAGACCATTGCCAGCTCGATGCCAGAGCTTCCAGAGACCAAAAAAGAGCGCTTTATCGAGGAGTATGCCCTCTCCGACTATGACGCCGAGGTACTCACCAACAGCCTGGAGCTGGCGGATTATTTTGAAGCTGTGGCCAGGACTGTGGCGGAAAAAGGCCAGGCCGACCCCAAGGCCGCCGCCAACTGGGTTACGGTGGAACTATTGGGAGTGCTGAACAAAGAGGGCCTGGAGATCACCCAATCTCCGGTGCCAGCTGCGCATCTGGGCAAGCTCATCTATCTCATCCAAAACAACACCATCTCCGGCAAGATCGCCAAACAGGTGTTTGCCACCCTGTTCGAAACCGGCAAGGATCCCGAAATCATCGTCTCAGAAAAGGGGCTCAAACAGGTCACCGACTCCTCAGCCATTGAAGAGGAGGTGGAAAAGGTGCTGGCAGCCAACGCCAAAGAGGTGGAGCTATATCGGGGGGGCAAGACCAAGCTCATCGGCTTTTTCGTAGGCCAGGTGATGAAGGCCACCCGGGGCAAGGCCAACCCCGGCTTGGTGAATTCAATCCTCAGGCAGAAGCTTGGCTGATGGCTACCCGCCCCAGGGCTACGATGGCTGCCGGCTTGTTGCTGGCAGCGCTGATTGGTGGTTTTCTCTATGTCGCGAGAACTGTGGATCTCTCGGAACATCGCGGGCGGATCATCCAGATTTTGGAGGCGGTGACCAGCCATAAGATCTCTCTAAAATCGGTCCAGTGGGCTCCGACGGGGGGGCTTACCACTCTGGAGCTGACTGAATTTGAAGTCCACGCCCTGGATCCTTCAGAACCGCCGGTTTTGCAGGTAAATCAAGCTTTTCTCGGCATCAGCCCCACCACCTTTTTCCACAAAAAACTAAAAATCTCCTCCATCACCCTGGTGGCGCCCCAAATCAATATCGTCAAACGGGGGGGAACCAAGCTCATCAAACGGGCCCAGGAAACAGCAGAACTGAGCAATCTCAAGATGAACCGGGAGCTTGGCTTGGGATTGACCGATCTGGCTGTGGGTGGGGTGACCATCCGGGACGGCATCCTGACCATTATCGACTGGGAGCACCCCGACGGTCAGACCCTCATTTTTGATCACCTGACCATGCGGGTTCACGATCTTTCTCCCCACGGGGCCTCCCCCCTCACCGCCTCGGCCCGTTTTCAATCGGTTCCCTTTACGGTCAACGGCCAGGTCGGCCCGCTGCCCAAATCACTGGATCCCAAGGAAATGCCGGTGATGTTGAGCCTGGAGGCCAAATCCCTGGGGCTTTCCCATCTTTCCGACACCATCCCGAATATCCCCATGGACCCCCGGGCGGCCCGGAGCTATTTTTCAACGATGTTTCACGGCTCCCTGACGGAGGGATTGCAAACCAGCTCCTGGCTGGAGCTGGACCGCTTGGTTTTAACGCCGTCAGAAATCCCACCCGATCAGGCGCACTCCAACGAACCGATCCCCTTGGATATCGCGGTGCGGCAAAAATCGCTCCTGAAGTTGAAGGATGCGGTGCCGACCCTGGAGATCCAGGAGCTGTTTGTCTATCTGGATGGATCCCCCCTCCTGGACGTCAAGGGACAGATGGGTTGGGATCAGACCCGGCAGCTCGATCTGACCCTGGTCACCTTGGATTCGGTGGGCTTTGACCGTTTTCCCCTGCCCTACAGCTTTCCCCTTTCGGGCAACAGCCCGGACGGCATGGCCCACATCAAGGGGGAGTGGCCCCAGAGTGTGGTAGTGGATGCCAACCTGGATTTGACCCGCCCGGCCATCGCCTGGCCCGTCTCAGCCACCGGCCCCTCCCCGATCCAAAAGAAAGCCGGAATTCCCCTTTCAGCCCAAGCCAAATTCGGCATTTCCCATGGCAGCATCACCCTTTACGAAACCGCCTTCACCCGCCCCAGCGTTCCTGACAACCGTCTTGAATTGGCGGGTCCGCTCTGGCCTGTGGCCAATTTTGACGCCAGCGGCAAATGGGATCTGGCGCTCTTGGCCGACTATTTCCCCGTCGCCATCCCCTGGGATGTGGAGGGCTTGACCCAGGTGGCGGTGCGCATCGAAGGAGGACAGGGGCAGCCCCTCTTGGCTTCAGGAAAATTAACAGCCAAACGCCATCGTTTTGGTCCCCTCACCCTGCAACAGGTCACTCTCCCCTTCAGACTGGAAAAGGATCGCCTGCACCTGCGGCAGGTCCAGGCTGAAATGGGTGGCGGATTGCTGGAAGCAACCATCGTGGTGGATCAACTGGAAAGCGACCCGGTTTACAACGCCCTTGTCGCTCTCTCGGGCACCTCTCTGGAACGCTTGGCACTCTTCCCCTTCCAGGATCGTTTTAAATTGGAGGGGCTGCTCTTTGGTCAGGGCAGCGTGATGGGGGCATTGGACCGGGAGCTGATTCCAACACGACCTTTTTCCGGTCAGGCCAGCCTCAGGCTGGAGCCGGGTCGAGCGGAAGGATTGGATGGAGCGGTCTTTTTGAGCCCCATATTGGATGGCACTTCTCTGTCATCAAAGAAAAAAAGCTTTTTCTGGAATCGTTTAGAGACCGATCTGATATTTCAAAACGATCACCTCACCTTCCAGGATCTCACCATCGATGCCGGTGGGTTACATATTCGGGGTGAGGGGGGCAAACGCGAGGCAGACAAAAAGAAAAAAAATGATCAGGACCACTACTGGTTTCAGCTGATGGTAGAGCCGGAATGGCTGGCCACCCCCCCTTCCCCCATCGAAGTGGAAGGCCCCCTGGAAAAACTCATCATGCGCACCATCGCTGTCTCTCCCGAACCCTGAGTTATTTCTCCCCTCTTCCCCTGTTTATAGTCAATCCAAACCAAAATCGGACAGAATCCTCCAAGAGCCAAAGACAAGGCCAAGACCTTGAGGGCTCCGCCCTCAAACTCCTCGGGGGGGAAAAGACAAGGTCAACGGCCTAAAACCTTGGGCTCTGCCCAAACCCGCCAAAGGGTCCAGACCCTTTGGAATCCCGACAAAATCACGTTGTGATTTTGTCATGTGTCTGATTTTGGTTTGGTATGTCTATATTTTTCAACGAAGAAGTTTTTTAATCACATCCGGGCGGTTGTAGGTTTTGCCAAAGCTTGAGGAGGGGTGAAAATAGGCGGCTCTCCCCCGGCCCCGATTGACATGCCAGCCGATCAGCTCCTCAGCCCCGGGGGAGGCGGCGAAATATTTTTGGGGAGTCCAAACCACCCAGCGTTTTTTATCGTAGTGGGGGAAAAAAGCCAGCAGCTCCTTTTGATGACCGATCCGAAACCAACGGATGGTGCCATCCCCAAAAGCCGCTACCGCCAGCTTGCCATCTTGGCTGAGGTTGACCCCCCAGGTGGGGCCAGGGGCGGCATATTTCCACATTTCCCGGCCATTGCGGGCATATAGACGCAGGTAAAAAGAGCTGCCCAGCAGAAAAAAGCGGCCATTGGGAGCGATGGCAACAGAGTGCACCACCTCGTTGCGCTTCAACTCCAACTCCCGACCATTGACGTGAACCACCTTGCCCTTATCCAGCCCCTTGATCTCAACCTTCGGATGTTGGGTCAAAGGCGCCAGCCAGCCCTTCTGGCCCTTGGCTTGGTTCTTCTGATTTCCAGACAACCCGCTGGCCTTTGTCTCGCCCCCACCCCCGCCCTTGCCCTGTTGCAGCTGAAGATGGCGTACCGAAAAATGGGCCGGGCTCCCACCCCCCGGGTCATAGCCAAACTGAACCTGGGTCGCATCAGGAGAGATCAGCAAACGCTGACCGATTCTCTGAAAAGCCGCCGTCGCCCGGCCATTATGGAAAACAGGAAACCCTTGGGCATCAAGAAGCCCCACCGCCGGATCAGCCGAAGCGTAGGCCACCCTACCGTTGGGCAGAGCCAAAATGTGGGTGATGGTGGACTTGGAAGCTGGAAAGTCCACGAAGGCCCCCACCCCCCGCTCACTCCAACGCCGCACCGCTCGCATTCCCTTGGACCAGTGGCTCCCCGCCGCCAAAATGGAACGGCCATCCCGGGACCACGCCACCGCCCGCAGGTTTCGGGTGACCCCCGTGGTGTCCGGCACCTGTAAGGCCTTCAAATCCTTACCGGAAAAAACCATTATTCGGGCCAAATTGCGAAACCCCACCAAAATCCGCCGACCATCCGGAGAAAACTGGGCTGAATAGGGCTTGCCCTTGCCCAAATCTTTTTTGGCACTCAGGCGATAGCTCGCATCATAGAGGCGTAGAAAACCATCCTCACTGGCGGTCACCAGGCGGCCCGAAGGATCAAAATCGACCCAGTTGACATAATCCCCATAGCTCTTGTCCCGAGCCAGCAAGGCCCCATCCGCTGCCCGATAAACCCGAAGCTCACTCTCCTTGGCTGTCACCGCTGCCAGATAGTTGCCACTCCTGGAAAAAGCCAGATGGCTCACCACCCCCGGCAGATTGGGAATGCGCCGGGTGATCTCACCGCTTTTAAAATCAAACAGATAAATGGATATTTTTTGTTCCCACGCCCAACCGGTCAACCCTCCCACAGCCACCTTTGCGCCATCCGGGGAGACCGCCACCGCAAAGAGCTTGCCCTCCGCCCCCTGACCGATAGGCACCCGCAACACCTTGAGCAGCCGTCCATCCCTGAGAGACCAAATCCGCAGGGTTTTATCCCCCCCCACCGAGGCCAGATAACGCCCGCGATAATCGGTGGCGATGCGCCAGACAATACCCGCATGCATCTCCCCTTCAATGCGGGGCATGGGCGATTTGGCCACCTGGCCATACTCTCCCCAAGCCGCTTGGAAAGGGAGCAGGCAGAGCAGAGCAAAGGCCAAAAACCGGAATCCGCGAGGCATATCGACCTGGCTGATAAAAAAACGGGGTTGGATTATAGAAAGGATTTTTCTGGAAAATGGTGCCATGGACCGACTCCGGATGGTTGCCATGGTAGGCCTGACAAAAGGCCCGGGGGGAGTGGCTGACGGCTACCTGCCATCTTTTCAGAACCACCCTGTTTCAGCCCCTTGCAGCCTCATTATTCATCAGGCTGACCGAGCTTCCACAAGCGGGCTCATTTTTTTTTCAATCATCCCATCAGCCCAGTCATAGACAGAGCCAGGGAGATAAAAAAAGCCGAAAACAAACCAGCCTTCCAAGACACAAATCAGGAAGGGTGGGACTTTTGGGCGTCGGCGTTTTCAGGTGCTTCATTAAAAAATCCGAGCTTATGCATCAGGAGATAGATTTCCCGACTGATCCAGGCATCGGTTGCGGCATAGGTGATCTGGTAATCCTTGAGATCCCAACGTGCCCAGTTGGAACATTGGGCTCTTTTGGAGATGCGAATGCTGAAAAAGCGGGCAGCCATATTGCGCAGGCCGGTTTTATTCAGTCCCCGCTCCCGGGCCGTCTCACCGATATCCACAAAAGCGCTGTGTTCAAACGCAAAAACATCTTGCAGATCCCGGGTATCCCCATCCAACCCCACCCCTACCTTGAGTATTTCAGAGGACTCGAAAAGCTGAATCAGCTGACTGTAATCCTTCATTCGGTTCAGCTGAAACAGATAGACCGCCTCAGAGGTGGCCAACTGTATGAGGGAAGGCTTATGGGTGACCCCTTTTTTAAAAACCGGTTTGGTCTCGGTATCAAATCCCAGGACTTTTTCCCGCCACAAGGCAGGCGCCACCGCAGCCATCTGCTCCGATGACTGCACCAAATGCACCGCCCCTTCCCATCGCCTGACCGGCAGCCGATTGATCTCTTCTTTGGAAATATCGCAGGCAAATTTCGGTGGCAGGCCCATTTCGGCCATAACAGTCCCCTTCTTGGGACTTACGGGTTGGGGATGGTTCATGGGAAGTTCAACACCCTTCGTTTGATGCGGTCATGATCTCATTGAAGATGGATTCATACCGACAACATCCTATTCAAAAAGCCGTTTACCCTCTTTCAGCATCCGGGTCAACTCATCCACCGGCACCGGGGCGCTAAACAGGAACCCTTGCATCTCGTTACAATCCAGATCCCGAAGAATCGTCAGCTGGGCCTCGGTCTCCAAACCTTCCACAATCACGTTTTGACCCAGACCATGGGCCATGGCGATAATGGCTCGAACAATGGCTGCATCCCCGGGATTATCCTGGATGAAGCGCACGAATGAGCGATCTATCTTGAGGGTTTTGAAAGGAAACTGACGCAGTTGGCTCAAGGAGGAGTAGCCCGTGCCGAAATCATCGATGGAGAGCTTGACCCCCAAATCGCTGATCCGATTGAGCATGGTGACCGCCTTTTGCACATCCTCCATAATGGCGCTCTCGGTGATTTCCAGATCCAGGCACTCCGGCGGAATGCCTGTCTCCTCCAAAACCTTGGAGACGACCTGGGCCAGATCCTGCCGCTGAAACTGAACCGCAGAAAGGTTGACCCCAATCCGCAAAGAGGGCAGATCCATGGCCAACCATTTGGCCAACTGCTGACAGGCGCTACGCAACACCCATTCGCCGATGGGCACAATCAGGCCGCTCTCTTCAGCCACCGGAATAAAGTCGGCCGGAGAGATCATCCCCCGCCCCGGATGCTGCCAGCGAATCAAAGCTTCGGCTCCAATCACCCGACCATTCACCAGATCCACCTGGGGCTGGTAATAGATCCGAAGCTCATCCCGCTCCAGAGCGTGACGGAGATTGTTTTCCAGGGCAAAACGGCGACGGGCCGTTTCGGTCATTTCGGCAGAAAAAAATTGATAGCTGTTGCGCCCCTTACGCCGGGCATGGGCCAGAGCGGTATCGGCATTTTTCATCAACACCCGGGCTGAATCCCCATCCTGGGGAAAGAGGGTGATACCCATGGCGGCGGAAACCTCTACCTCTTCGTCATCCATCACCACCGGAATACCCATGGATTCGTAAATTTTGCGCGCCACCACCCCGGCATTGCGCACCGCTCCCTCAGCATCGTCGATATCGGAGAGTAGCAAAGCAAATTCGTCGGAGCCGATGCGTGCCACACTGTCACTGGTGCGCAGGGTTTTGGAAAGTCTCCGGGAGACCTCTTTGAGCACATGATCCCCCATCCGCCGTCCCAGGGTGTCGTTGACCATGGAAAAACGGTCCAGATCCAAAAACAGCACCCCGACACAGTTGCCATGGCGTCGGGATTGGGAGATGGATTGTTGCAGGCGATCTTCAAAAAGCATTCGGTTGGGCAGTCCCGTCAGAGGATCCTGGGAAGAATCCTCCGACTGAAGCAGACCGGATTCGCTACGAATGGTTCCAGTCAACTGCCCCAGATAAAACTGCACCGGACCAGCGGGAGGCAGCACGGCATTGACTCGCAGAAAAGCTTCGATCACGAGCCCGTTTTTATTCAGCAGCGCCACACTTCCCTGCCAAAAACCGTCCTGCCACAGGGTTTCGACAATCTCATCGACGGCCTCCATTCCTTCGGACTCAGGCACGTAGCGCCGAATATTTTTACCCCGGAGATCGTGGGCGGCATAACCTGTCAGCCGGGAAAAGGCTTGGTTGACCTGACGGATATTGCCTCTGCGATCCATCAAAAAGACCCCCTCCATGGAATTTTCCAGGAGGACTTTCAGAATATTTGCAAAATTTTCCGGACCGCGTTCCAGCATCCTTTGGGCTTGTTTGCTCAGTTGGTTCATTATCCCTTGGACCATCATTTGCCAAAAATGACGCCTTCCCTATCTGGTGGCGTCCTGTTCTCGACCTGCAATCACCCGCTGCAAAGCGGCAATCCGCTGGGCAAGGGGGGGATGAGAGTAGTGCAGGATAACGTAAAAAGGGTGCGGAGTCAGATTGGAAAGATGACTTCCCGACAATTTTTTCAAGGATTTGACCAATTGGGAGGGATCATCCAAGCTCCGGGCGGCAAATCGGTCCGCTTCATATTCAAATTTGCGCGTCATCCACTTCATCGCCGGAGTCACTATCAACTCTACCGGAGTAAAGAGCAGGGAAAAAAACACCAACCCCCCATAAACCGATGGCTGCTCCAAGCCCAAGGCCATCAACCAGCCAGACTCCGAAAGAAAAAGGGACATCAGATAAAACATCCCCCCCAGATGGAGGATCGAAAGAAGCGTGCCCTTGGGAATGTGCCCCATTTTATAGTGACCCACCTCATGGGCCAAAATGGCGACCAGCTCCTCCACGCCATGGTTGGCGATCAAGGTGTCGAACAGGGCGATGCGTTTTTGCTTGCCAAAACCGACGAAAAAGGCGTTCCCCTTGCCGGAACGCCGGGAGCCATCCACCTCGAAGAGATTGCTCAGGGGAAAACGCACCCTCTTGGCATAGGCGATGATCGCCTCACGCAGCTCGCCCTCCGGCAGCGGGGTAAAACGATTAAAAAGGGGCAGCAGCCAGGTCGGGGCGATATATTGCACAAAAACCATAAATAACCCGGCGGCCCCCCAACAATAAAGCCAAGCCCACGGACCGCTCTTTTCGAAAAACAGCAGTATGACGGCCAGCAACGGCCCCCCCAAAACCAGAGCCAACAGCCACCCCTTGAGCCAATCCCCGACAAAGGTGGCGGGGGTGGTCTTATTGAATCCAAATCGCCCCTCAATGACAAAAGTCCCATAGAGATCAAAAGGCAGCCCCAGCAACTGCATAAGCAACATCAACCCACCGATATAGGCGGTCCCCGTCGCCACCAGCCCCCAGCCAAACCCCCGCACCAGTTGATCCAAAAGATTAAACCCACCGGCAAACCAAAAGAGAAGAACAGCGATGAGAGAGAGGGTTGACTGCCAGATCTCCAATTGGGTTTTAGCTCGGGTATAGGCGCAGCTTCGTTGCCGCTGATCCTTATCCTCCAGATCGGCAATCTCCGGAGCCGGGGGCTGTTTCAATGCCGAAAGATTGAGCAGATTGGCCACCAACTCCAATAGATAGGCCAACACCAGGATCGTGGGAATGAGCCAGGAAGCAGCGTTCATAAGCCCTCATTTCCCCTCATGGGGCGCCTTCCCTCATCCAAAACAAGGGGAGAAAAATCAACCAGATGGAATGACTAAAAGAGATGGAGACCGATACAACGACCCGTTTGAAAAAAAAGAGCTGGCCGGGAGGGAAGAAGCAAAAAGGGGGGAAAAAAAATCGGAGAGCCCAAGCCCGCCGGCTTGAGAAAAACTCAAACACCGGCGTTTTTCTTGCGGAATATGGAAAATTTACGATGCCGCCGCTGGATGGTGTGGTCATCCTCACGGGCCTTACCTTTCGGTTCGTCTGCATTTTTGAGGCCGGGGTCGGCCAAAATGACCCGGTTTTTACCCTCTTCCTTACTGCGTATGAGGGCCTTGTAGGCAGCCTGCCCCAGTTTGGAGGCTTTGAGATGCTCGGGAAAGATGGCAATACCGCAACCAAAAGTGGCTTTAAAGCGAGCCTCTCCCTCCCCGTGGCTGTAGGCGGCAAAGGCGCGGCGGACATTTTCCATCACCCGGGAGGCAGCCGTGCCATCGGCCTCATAAAGCAGCACCCCAAAGCGATCATCCCCATAACGGGCGATCACGTCGCTGCGACGCAAATGCTCCCGAAGAATATCACCCAATACCTGAAGAATCCCCTCTCCAGCACTCTCGCCATATTTTTCCTTGGTGGCCTTGTAGTCGTCCACATCGATGATGGCAAACGCCAGGGATTGATAGAGCTGGGTCGCCCGGCTTACTTCGCTCTCCAACATCATGGCCAAGTCGATATAGCTGGCAAAACCGGTAAATTGGCAGGGTTCCCCCATATCGTGGAGACCCCGCATGATTTCGTGGTCTTGATCGTAGATGCGCTGGGCCATCTTGCGGATGATGCCAAAGGCCAGGGAGGGATCCTGGTGAAGCTTGGCGACAAAGGTCTTTTCGTCCAGCTTCAAAATCCGGGCATCTTTGGTGGCCCGGGCTGTGGCAAAGCGATTTTTTCCGGCAAAAAGGGAAACCTCACCAAAAATATCCCCTTTTTTCAGGGTGATAAAGGTGTGGTTGGTCTCAGCGGACTCCAAAAAGATTTCCACCCGCCCCTTTTGGATCACATACATGCAGTTGGCTGTATCCCCCTGACGAAATATTTTTTCGCCCTTTTTATACAGCTTGCCCAACTCTCTTTTGGCCGCCATTTAACCAGACCCTCAAAAACGATGATGCCGTGGCTGTAAGTAGAGCGGCCCACTCCCACTCCCCCGCCCACTCCCTCGATGTCCAGGCTCCCTCAAAAAAACACCCACGCCCAAACAAAGGCTTTACAGCCACCCGTCGTAACCGGATCAGAAAAATCCGCAGGTAGAAGTATTTATCCATAGCCCCCAAATCGACAATCCCTCCGCGCTACTCTGGCAGGAGAGTCCCACTGCCGTGATTTTGGCGCACGGCGACTGGGCTTGGGGGAGAGTCACCCGCCCTCGATCCATAGCCCAAATACCAGGAAGCACACATTCACACCGGCAAAAAAACAAGGGAGCCTTTGTGAAATGCAGCTTTTCCATCCCAGGCAGTGCAGCCAAAGCAGACTTGGGCTTATACCGGATTAGAGGGCGTTGCCGTCCCGCTCACCGGTGCGGATACGAATAACGCTCTCCACATTGGTGATAAAAATTTTGCCGTCACCGATACGCCCGGTACGGGCAGCGGTTTCGATGGTTTCAGCCGCCCGGTCCACCATGTCGTCAGGCAGCACCACCTCTACCTTGAGCTTTGGCAAAAAATCCACAACATATTCAGCTCCCCGATAGAGTTCGGTATGACCCTTTTGTCGGCCAAAGCCCCGCACTTCGGAGACCGTGATGCCCTGAATGCCCATCTCGGAGAGGGCCTCTTTGACATCATCGAGTTTGAACGGTTTGATGATTGCCTCAATCTTCTTCATCGTTGTGGATTCTCCAGTGGTATTGCCGTTTTTTTCCGCTCAGTCCAATTTCAAACCGCATCTCATAAAAATTCAAGCCAATGCGGTTTCGACCTGATCGTTATGTGTTTCTATTCCTAAACACCCCATTCGGGCCTTAACTGTATAGCCTTAACCGTGGTCAACCTGGGAGAGACTTTGGGCTGGGGAGGCGCCATCCTTGAATAGCTTATAGATCACCGCCTCTACCATGGCATCGTAGGAGGCTGCGATGATGTGGTCCGAAACCCCCACCGTTCCCCAGATCCGATTTTGATCCCGCCACTCGATCTGAACCCGTACCGTAGCCCCAGTCCCGCCACCATTCAAGATGCGCACCTTATAATCCACCAACTCCATGTCGTTGATGGTGGGATAGGTGCGCTCCAAGGCTTTACTCAAAGCGCCATGGAGGGCATCCACCGGCCCCGCTCCCTCGTCGATCAGATGTACCTGCTTCCCAGCCACCTCCACCTTGACCGCCGCCTCGGCCCCAAACCAGCGTTCGCCATCGTCCCGAACCCGGCGCTCATCAATCACCCGGAACCC
Above is a genomic segment from Magnetococcales bacterium containing:
- the gatB gene encoding Asp-tRNA(Asn)/Glu-tRNA(Gln) amidotransferase subunit GatB yields the protein MIDSRYEMVIGLEVHVQMQTRSKIFCGCSTQFGQGANTQICPVCSGFPGVLPVLNQEAVQMAIKTGIAIHGQVRPVSEFSRKNYFYPDLPAGYQITQFELPIVEHGHLDLHTESRGAKRIGITRIHMEVDAGKSLHEGIVGGSWVDLNRTGTPLMEIVSEPDMRSSAEAGEYLKKLRAIVRYLGVSDGNMEQGSFRCDANVSVRLKGAEKFGTRCELKNMNSIRNVMRAIEYEAERHIDVIESGGHIVQQTRLWDANANLSRPMRGKEEAHDYRYFPEPDLPPLHLTEERIETIASSMPELPETKKERFIEEYALSDYDAEVLTNSLELADYFEAVARTVAEKGQADPKAAANWVTVELLGVLNKEGLEITQSPVPAAHLGKLIYLIQNNTISGKIAKQVFATLFETGKDPEIIVSEKGLKQVTDSSAIEEEVEKVLAANAKEVELYRGGKTKLIGFFVGQVMKATRGKANPGLVNSILRQKLG
- a CDS encoding GGDEF domain-containing protein, whose product is MAAKRELGKLYKKGEKIFRQGDTANCMYVIQKGRVEIFLESAETNHTFITLKKGDIFGEVSLFAGKNRFATARATKDARILKLDEKTFVAKLHQDPSLAFGIIRKMAQRIYDQDHEIMRGLHDMGEPCQFTGFASYIDLAMMLESEVSRATQLYQSLAFAIIDVDDYKATKEKYGESAGEGILQVLGDILREHLRRSDVIARYGDDRFGVLLYEADGTAASRVMENVRRAFAAYSHGEGEARFKATFGCGIAIFPEHLKASKLGQAAYKALIRSKEEGKNRVILADPGLKNADEPKGKAREDDHTIQRRHRKFSIFRKKNAGV
- a CDS encoding P-II family nitrogen regulator, with amino-acid sequence MKKIEAIIKPFKLDDVKEALSEMGIQGITVSEVRGFGRQKGHTELYRGAEYVVDFLPKLKVEVVLPDDMVDRAAETIETAARTGRIGDGKIFITNVESVIRIRTGERDGNAL
- a CDS encoding EAL domain-containing protein — encoded protein: MLERGPENFANILKVLLENSMEGVFLMDRRGNIRQVNQAFSRLTGYAAHDLRGKNIRRYVPESEGMEAVDEIVETLWQDGFWQGSVALLNKNGLVIEAFLRVNAVLPPAGPVQFYLGQLTGTIRSESGLLQSEDSSQDPLTGLPNRMLFEDRLQQSISQSRRHGNCVGVLFLDLDRFSMVNDTLGRRMGDHVLKEVSRRLSKTLRTSDSVARIGSDEFALLLSDIDDAEGAVRNAGVVARKIYESMGIPVVMDDEEVEVSAAMGITLFPQDGDSARVLMKNADTALAHARRKGRNSYQFFSAEMTETARRRFALENNLRHALERDELRIYYQPQVDLVNGRVIGAEALIRWQHPGRGMISPADFIPVAEESGLIVPIGEWVLRSACQQLAKWLAMDLPSLRIGVNLSAVQFQRQDLAQVVSKVLEETGIPPECLDLEITESAIMEDVQKAVTMLNRISDLGVKLSIDDFGTGYSSLSQLRQFPFKTLKIDRSFVRFIQDNPGDAAIVRAIIAMAHGLGQNVIVEGLETEAQLTILRDLDCNEMQGFLFSAPVPVDELTRMLKEGKRLFE
- a CDS encoding M48 family metallopeptidase; the protein is MNAASWLIPTILVLAYLLELVANLLNLSALKQPPAPEIADLEDKDQRQRSCAYTRAKTQLEIWQSTLSLIAVLLFWFAGGFNLLDQLVRGFGWGLVATGTAYIGGLMLLMQLLGLPFDLYGTFVIEGRFGFNKTTPATFVGDWLKGWLLALVLGGPLLAVILLFFEKSGPWAWLYCWGAAGLFMVFVQYIAPTWLLPLFNRFTPLPEGELREAIIAYAKRVRFPLSNLFEVDGSRRSGKGNAFFVGFGKQKRIALFDTLIANHGVEELVAILAHEVGHYKMGHIPKGTLLSILHLGGMFYLMSLFLSESGWLMALGLEQPSVYGGLVFFSLLFTPVELIVTPAMKWMTRKFEYEADRFAARSLDDPSQLVKSLKKLSGSHLSNLTPHPFYVILHYSHPPLAQRIAALQRVIAGREQDATR
- a CDS encoding 3'-5' exonuclease domain-containing protein 2 produces the protein MGLPPKFACDISKEEINRLPVRRWEGAVHLVQSSEQMAAVAPALWREKVLGFDTETKPVFKKGVTHKPSLIQLATSEAVYLFQLNRMKDYSQLIQLFESSEILKVGVGLDGDTRDLQDVFAFEHSAFVDIGETARERGLNKTGLRNMAARFFSIRISKRAQCSNWARWDLKDYQITYAATDAWISREIYLLMHKLGFFNEAPENADAQKSHPS
- a CDS encoding WD40 repeat domain-containing protein — encoded protein: MPRGFRFLAFALLCLLPFQAAWGEYGQVAKSPMPRIEGEMHAGIVWRIATDYRGRYLASVGGDKTLRIWSLRDGRLLKVLRVPIGQGAEGKLFAVAVSPDGAKVAVGGLTGWAWEQKISIYLFDFKSGEITRRIPNLPGVVSHLAFSRSGNYLAAVTAKESELRVYRAADGALLARDKSYGDYVNWVDFDPSGRLVTASEDGFLRLYDASYRLSAKKDLGKGKPYSAQFSPDGRRILVGFRNLARIMVFSGKDLKALQVPDTTGVTRNLRAVAWSRDGRSILAAGSHWSKGMRAVRRWSERGVGAFVDFPASKSTITHILALPNGRVAYASADPAVGLLDAQGFPVFHNGRATAAFQRIGQRLLISPDATQVQFGYDPGGGSPAHFSVRHLQLQQGKGGGGGETKASGLSGNQKNQAKGQKGWLAPLTQHPKVEIKGLDKGKVVHVNGRELELKRNEVVHSVAIAPNGRFFLLGSSFYLRLYARNGREMWKYAAPGPTWGVNLSQDGKLAVAAFGDGTIRWFRIGHQKELLAFFPHYDKKRWVVWTPQKYFAASPGAEELIGWHVNRGRGRAAYFHPSSSFGKTYNRPDVIKKLLR